Proteins found in one Plasmodium knowlesi strain H genome assembly, chromosome: 12 genomic segment:
- a CDS encoding palmitoyltransferase DHHC5, putative, producing the protein MRIPECIPSEPPNGVDILFELAKRRDERLYDFLEQDECLLNCRDGNGNSLLHWSVFLNDAYLTCYLLEKGADVNAKARNAQTPLFWAISANNIHMIHLLRNYGGDIFHTDDKGYSCLTISTQYGQVLCFLYLIHLGASLTHRDLSNCSVVDWAAYNNNIFFLRLLSNVCPKLFSINLKNPASTLHKAIIGNAYDAVVFLVIHGYQNVHDIATEEKKTVVQFVEEHKDKVDRSIYNFITCRKVQNLCRRRGSKEDPTLYEPNGTIGSYVISRRKKLSTLRKIRHAFTQDKTLLLYPATIILSHLYMSCIHFFYTRGALLGKSPLWDAAHPILFVLYYMVVSSDPGYLEDNRSVPCDITGDMKNPSHHPDVDTSRSTNLTLRKILKNVKEEIKCYEEKNKLISFCEEIKWKKMSQVKNSLQIKLDTQAFELISFDVKKLCPTCFLFKNLRTKHCRFCGKCVDIYDHHCLFTLNCMSVDNAKIFLIWIVSNLVFHFWKVYIHICVFMKLNLSSSPLLFRGISISVVLISLLHLYFMGVIFLRSILNILENITSNEKFKMYSSNTFFLYELTKDKNNEPVVIRRFKNPFDRGALFNLVNFFTKSKDHLSNPERQFIRVDESVESVSVRAFVEKLNGELRRVYAKN; encoded by the exons atgagaataCCTGAGTGTATCCCCAGTGAGCCACCGAACGGGGTCGATATTTTATTCGAGCTGGCAAAACGGAGAGATGAACGGCTTTACGACTTCCTGGAACAAGACGAATGTCTACTGAACTGTCGTGATGGAAATG GAAATAGCCTACTTCACTGGTCCGTCTTCCTAAATGACGCATACCTGACGTGCTACTTGCTCGAGAagg GCGCAGATGTGAACGCCAAGGCACGGAACGCGCAGACACCGCTATTCTGGGCAATCTCCGCAAACAACATTCACATGATCCATCTCCTGAGGAATTACGGCGGGGATATATTTCATACCGACGACAAGGGCTACAGTTGCTTAACCATAAGTACTCAGTATGGACAGGTTCTATGCTTTCTGTATTTAATCCATTTGGGGGCATCACTCACACATAGAGACCTGAGCAATTGCTCCGTCGTTGACTGGGCTGCGtacaacaacaatatatttttccttcgcctATTGTCGAACGTTTGTcctaaattattttcaataaatttgaagaatCCTGCATCCACATTGCACAAGGCCATCATTGGGAATGCCTACGACGCGGTGGTCTTCCTTGTAATACACGGTTACCAGAATGTGCACGACATTGCCACGGAGGAAAAG AAAACCGTTGTTCAATTTGTAGAAGAAcataaggataaggtggaCAGAAGTATCTATAATTTTATCACTTGCAGGAAGGTTCAGAATTTGTGCAGGAGGCGAGGTAGCAAAGAGGACCCAACTTTGTATGAGCCCAATGGGACTATAGGTTCATACGTTATttcaaggaggaaaaag CTTTCAACCTTGCGGAAGATCCGCCATGCGTTCACCCAGGACAAGACCCTCCTTCTCTACCCCGCCACCATCATCTTGTCACATCTATACATGTCCTGCATACACTTCTTTTAC ACAAGAGGGGCATTGCTGGGCAAGAGCCCCCTCTGGGACGCCGCCCACCCAATACTATTCGTACTTTACTACATGGTCGTTTCCAGTGATCCCGGCTATTTAGAAGACAACAGAAGTGTCCCATGCGACATTACAGGTGATATGAAGAACCCGTCGCATCACCCAGATGTTGACACCAGCAGGAGCACAAATTTAACTTTacgaaaaattttaaaaaatgtgaaggaagaaataaaatgttatgaggaaaaaaataaattaatctCTTTCTGTGAAGAgatcaaatggaaaaaaatgagccaAGTGAAAAATAGTTTACAGATAAAGTTGGATACACAAGCATTCGAACTGATATCATTTGACGTGAAGAAGTTGTGTCCTACGTGTTTTCTCTTTAAGAACTTAAGAACGAAGCATTGTCGTTTCTGCGGCAAGTGTGTAGATATATACGACCACCACTGTTTATTTACTCTGAACTGCATGAGTGTAGACAacgcaaaaatatttttaatatggATCGTGTCAAATCTTGTTTTCCACTTTTGgaaagtatatatacacatctgTGTATTTATGAAGCTGAATTTGTCATCATCTCCACTCCTTTTCCGAGGAATATCAATATCGGTAGTCCTAATAAGTTTGTTGCACTTGTATTTCATGGGGGTAATTTTCCTAAGGTCCATACTAAACATATTAGAAAATATCACATCGAATGAGAAGTTTAAAATGTATTCCTccaacactttttttttgtacgagTTAACGAAAGACAAGAATAATGAACCCGTTGTTATCCGAAGATTCAAGAACCCGTTTGACCGAGGGGCTCTTTTTAACCTCGTTaacttttttacaaaatccAAGGACCATTTGTCTAACCCGGAGAGGCAATTCATTCGCGTAGACGAGAGCGTGGAAAGTGTGTCCGTGAGAGCCTTCGTGGAGAAACTGAATGGAGAACTGCGTCGGGTTTATGCGAAGAATTGA